A stretch of Bombina bombina isolate aBomBom1 chromosome 2, aBomBom1.pri, whole genome shotgun sequence DNA encodes these proteins:
- the MN1 gene encoding transcriptional activator MN1, giving the protein MFGLEQFEPQINSRSAGQGERSFTQPGMNMSSHFKSSAFHAGGAPASVDPAIGAMNEPSMMGMNLNLNGEPYGYHARGHLDAHAGGMQQQQPVHGFFNNQQHHHGHHSSHPHQHHPHFSSNFGGPDATASCLHGGRLMGYNNNLGNQQAFGEGYEQMAENQSGEGFGQQRSGNIAEFQHPNTNSSNHAVPAPCLPLDQSPNRAASFHGLPSSSSTDTHNLEQRRIHSQGSVDPLEYNYPTDGPSGHFEVPVFSPSDSEGHYGAGRQAPGGSFSGSSVLPRPPGIVGMTKVHPQQQHGVFFERFGGARKMSVGMEPGVNSRHPLMPQQQQQTGLLARQNSCPPAITRQQQTEANTSNANLQDNGPVMQNQHTQFEYPIHRLENRNMHPYTESMFNMQQAPPQQPPNQRLQHFDTPYINVTKRPRFEFPNNHGVDNCAAWSNNNIHNAGIESHLSPSTYPGLPGEYTPQVPEGFPPGPTLQHPGSDHQSLQQRQNAAMMIKQMASRNQQQRMRQTNLQQLGHHGDVNQSGIVHGGQVGNMSQPAFDREGGRIGNFDPQNPHVAQENAWFPGPHPPGDILQRRMGGSNLPSEPTPHDINLPQNGSNMLFRSGVNRMGIQDSLGLPGEGHVQALHSPGIHSQFGNNMANLSQMQSPGGGVGITSTSSDRRIPPEFAAPSIGGQAGFPFVGSNRQSTPHNPPGVNSSPSSYPPQSDFQASQRSTASKLGALSLGSFSKSNAKENIFGQSCLAALSTACQNMIASLGAPNLNVTFNKKSQAEGKRKLSQTETDLNSTSGNNANSDYFTGGSSQSSQVPGVSNANSKSTGQSSTSQPPQGDTSLSPNYNIEANPGNDGKPVTSGGRGRGRRKRDSGHVSPGTYFDKYSADSGGAIVSPGQQSQPASSGESGGTAHDKPLTSPSWGKGGDLLLSDQPDLMSSLDSGIQSVTKSDSSSPHVDFPEDVNTTYGNEDEVSSSSDNNISKPNSCPLVTGSPKIQRGEHGLLNGQKPLGLNLLNNTTSLPDSYGLSSSGHPGTPGMEQVRTPTSTSTQDEIHPLEILQAQIQLQRQQFSISEDQPLGIKNKKNDCTAQNVDSELNSCCSDNVKNSMSTIDLDSLMAEHNSTWYMPNEKSLMEVEEDKSITPWEKSKSQQTNKEGSSQNKTSAAAQNGSHLQCLSVHCTDDIGESKGRTSVPTWRSLHSDISNRFGTFVAALT; this is encoded by the coding sequence ATGTTTGGGCTGGAGCAGTTTGAGCCACAGATCAATAGCAGAAGCGCTGGCCAAGGAGAGAGAAGCTTTACTCAGCCCGGGATGAACATGAGCTCTCATTTTAAAAGCTCTGCTTTCCACGCCGGAGGTGCACCCGCGTCTGTGGATCCTGCAATAGGGGCTATGAATGAGCCTTCTATGATGGGAATGAACCTCAACTTAAATGGAGAGCCCTATGGGTATCATGCTAGAGGACACTTAGATGCTCATGCTGGAGGAATGCAGCAGCAGCAGCCAGTGCACGGTTTCTTTAATAACCAGCAACACCACCACGGCCACCATAGCAGCCATCCTCACCAGCATCACCCACACTTCAGCAGCAACTTTGGTGGGCCAGATGCCACAGCTTCTTGCTTGCATGGTGGCAGGCTTATGGGCTATAACAATAATCTTGGAAACCAACAAGCATTTGGGGAGGGCTATGAACAAATGGCAGAGAACCAGTCAGGAGAGGGATTTGGACAGCAAAGGTCAGGTAATATTGCTGAATTTCAACACCCTAACACTAATTCTTCTAACCACGCTGTTCCTGCACCTTGCCTTCCTCTAGACCAGTCTCCAAACCGTGCTGCTTCTTTTCATGGGCTTCCATCCTCCTCCTCCACTGATACACATAACTTGGAACAAAGGAGGATACACAGTCAAGGAAGTGTTGACCCTCTGGAATACAATTATCCCACAGATGGCCCCTCAGGACATTTTGAAGTACCTGTGTTCTCTCCTTCAGACTCAGAGGGCCATTATGGTGCTGGAAGGCAGGCCCCTGGTGGCAGCTTTTCTGGCAGTTCTGTTTTACCCAGACCTCCTGGTATAGTGGGAATGACTAAAGTTCACCCCCAGCAGCAGCATGGTGTATTCTTTGAAAGGTTTGGAGGTGCCCGAAAGATGTCAGTGGGCATGGAGCCTGGAGTGAATTCCAGACATCCCTTAAtgccacagcagcagcagcagacaggtTTACTTGCCAGGCAAAATTCATGCCCGCCAGCAATTACTAGGCAACAACAAACAGAAGCCAATACCTCCAACGCAAATTTACAGGACAATGGACCAGTAATGCAGAACCAGCATACACAGTTTGAATATCCTATTCATAGACTAGAGAATAGGAATATGCATCCATATACAGAATCCATGTTCAATATGCAACAGGCACCTCCACAGCAACCTCCAAATCAAAGATTGCAACACTTTGATACTCCTTATATTAATGTAACAAAAAGGCCTAGGTTTGAATTTCCAAATAATCATGGTGTGGATAACTGTGCTGCATGGAGTAATAATAACATTCACAATGCTGGCATTGAAAGTCACCTGTCTCCCTCCACATACCCTGGTCTTCCAGGTGAATACACACCTCAAGTGCCAGAAGGTTTTCCACCTGGCCCAACTCTTCAACACCCTGGATCAGATCACCAATCACTACAACAGCGTCAGAATGCAGCAATGATGATTAAACAAATGGCTTCCAGGAACCAGCAGCAAAGAATGAGACAGACAAATTTACAGCAACTGGGGCATCATGGGGACGTTAATCAAAGTGGTATTGTTCATGGAGGTCAAGTAGGGAATATGTCTCAGCCTGCCTTTGATCGTGAAGGAGGGAGGATTggtaattttgacccccaaaacccACATGTGGCTCAGGAAAATGCTTGGTTTCCTGGCCCTCATCCACCAGGAGATATTCTACAAAGGAGGATGGGTGGGTCAAATCTTCCTTCTGAACCTACACCTCATGATATTAATTTGCCACAAAATGGGTCAAATATGCTGTTTAGGTCAGGTGTCAATAGAATGGGTATTCAAGATTCTTTGGGGTTACCAGGAGAAGGACATGTTCAGGCCTTACATTCTCCTGGCATACATTCTCAGTTTGGAAACAACATGGCTAACCTTTCCCAAATGCAATCACCAGGGGGAGGAGTGGGCATTACAAGTACTTCTTCAGACAGAAGGATTCCTCCAGAGTTTGCAGCACCCTCTATAGGAGGACAGGCAGGATTTCCATTTGTGGGATCAAATAGGCAGTCTACCCCACACAATCCCCCAGGTGTAAACTCATCACCAAGTTCTTACCCACCACAATCTGATTTTCAAGCTAGTCAGCGATCCACTGCAAGCAAGTTAGGAGCACTTTCCCTAGGGTCTTTTAGTAAGTCaaatgcaaaagaaaatatttttggaCAAAGTTGCTTAGCTGCTCTCTCCACTGCCTGTCAGAACATGATTGCTAGCTTAGGTGCTCCAAACCTCAATGTAACTTTTAATAAGAAAAGCCAAGCTGAGGGAAAGAGAAAGTTGAGTCAGACTGAAACAGACCTAAATAGCACCAGTGGGAATAATGCAAATTCTGATTATTTCACAGGGGGGTCCTCCCAAAGCAGCCAGGTACCTGGTGTGTCCAATGCCAACAGTAAATCTACAGGGCAAAGTAGTACATCTCAGCCCCCTCAAGGTGACACTAGCCTCTCCCCAAACTATAATATTGAAGCTAATCCTGGCAATGATGGAAAACCAGTTACTagtggtgggagagggaggggcaggAGAAAAAGAGACAGTGGGCATGTAAGCCCAGGTACCTACTTTGATAAGTATTCTGCAGATAGTGGGGGTGCAATTGTAAGTCCAGGGCAGCAGAGTCAGCCTGCAAGCTCAGGGGAATCTGGCGGGACTGCACATGACAAGCCTCTCACTTCTCCATCATGGGGAAAGGGGGGTGATCTGCTTCTCAGTGACCAACCTGACCTCATGTCATCTTTGGATAGTGGAATTCAAAGTGTGACTAAATCAGATAGCAGCTCACCTCATGTTGACTTCCCAGAAGATGTTAACACAACTTATGGCAATGAAGATGAAGTGTCCTCTAGTTCAGATAATAACATATCAAAACCCAATAGTTGTCCGTTGGTTACAGGGTCTCCAAAAATTCAGAGGGGGGAACATGGACTTCTAAATGGACAAAAACCCTTGGGACTAAATCTGCTAAATAACACTACCTCTCTCCCGGACAGTTATGGTTTGAGTAGTTCTGGCCACCCTGGCACTCCAGGGATGGAACAGGTTCGCACTCCAACTAGCACATCAACACAGGATGAAATCCACCCTCTAGAGATACTCCAAGCACAGATACAGCTTCAGAGACAACAGTTCAGCATTTCTGAAGATCAGCCCTTgggaatcaaaaataaaaaaaatgactgtaCTGCTCAAAATGTGGACAGTGAATTGAACAGTTGTTGCTCTGACAATGTTAAAAATTCTATGAGTACTATAGACCTTGACTCTTTGATGGCAGAACATAATTCTACCTGGTACATGCCTAATGAGAAATCATTGATGGAGGTAGAAGAGGACAAATCTATCACACCTTGGGAGAAATCAAAGAGCCAACAAACCAACAAAGaag